The nucleotide window CGATCGCCGCGATCGCGACGATGAAGAAGACGCTGCGGGAGAGGGCGGGCGTCTGTTCCTCCTCGGTGGGGATCGACCTCCAGCGCCAGATCATCAGCACGGCGCCGAGCACCAGGAACAGCATCAGATCCGCGACGAGCCAGCCCGTGATCCCGAGGTCGACGAAAGAGTGGACCGAGAAGTCCGCCAGCACGCCCGAGCGGGTGAGGAACGTGCCGTAGAGGATGCAGACGTACGCGATGATCGCGAGGAACAGGTTCACGCGCCGGTGGCGTTTGCGCGAGCGCTGGAGGAACATGCCGTGCACCAGCGCGACGGTGAGGAGCCACGGCACGAGCGACGTGTTCTCGACGGGGTCCCACCCCCAGTATCCGCCCCAGCCGAGCGTCTTGTAGGCCCAGTAGCCGCCCATCAGGATCGCCGTGCCGAGCGTGAGGAACGTCAGGAGCGCCCAGGGGAGGGCGCGCACGATCCATCCGTCCCACCGCTTCTTCCAGAGCGCGGCGATCGCGAACGCGAAAGGAACCGACAGCGACGCGAAACCGAGGAACATCACCGGGGGATGGATCACCATCCAGTAGTCCTGCAGGAGAGGATTGAGCCCCGCGCCGTCCGGCGGGACCGTCGCGAGCAGCTTGAAAGGGGACTGGCGGCAGAGGATCGCGACGAGCGCGAGGAAGGTCGACGTGTAGACGATCATCACCGGCGCTTCCTGCTCCTTGGCCGAGCGCCAGACGAAGAGGCCGATGAGCGATCCCC belongs to Thermoanaerobaculia bacterium and includes:
- the ccsA gene encoding cytochrome c biogenesis protein CcsA encodes the protein MFWPGVATLWAALFCGLASIYGYVRADRGAAEYLPFARRAYGMFVASVVATSAFLMMLILNHRFDVAYVASYSSRDLPIHFLISTFWAGQEGSFLLWTFWGSLIGLFVWRSAKEQEAPVMIVYTSTFLALVAILCRQSPFKLLATVPPDGAGLNPLLQDYWMVIHPPVMFLGFASLSVPFAFAIAALWKKRWDGWIVRALPWALLTFLTLGTAILMGGYWAYKTLGWGGYWGWDPVENTSLVPWLLTVALVHGMFLQRSRKRHRRVNLFLAIIAYVCILYGTFLTRSGVLADFSVHSFVDLGITGWLVADLMLFLVLGAVLMIWRWRSIPTEEEQTPALSRSVFFIVAIAAI